TTGCGACCGCCAAGCCTGCTGAGCAGGCGTGACCATGGCTGTTCCGCAATGCCGCGTCCAAATTGCCAGCGGGCCACGCTCCCGGAAGGGAAAATACCCAGTGCTCCGCCCGATCGCAGGTGGGTCATGGCAGTGCGCAGCACCGCGGCGTTGGCGGCTGCGCCGCCAGAAAGATTCAGGGGCAGCAGCATGGGGGCAAGCTGCGCCAGTTGGGGAATGCGCAGCAAGGCATCGCTGGCAAGAATTTTGAGATCGGGACGTGCCTTGCCGCAGAGGGCTGCAAGCATCAACCCTTCAAGCGCGCCGGAGGGATGGTTGGCAAAAAGCACCACCGGCCCTCGGGCAGGGATGCGCTCCAGATCGCCGCGCAGGCATTCCGTATGCACATCCAGCGCGGTGAGGCAGGCGGTGGCAAAGGTTTGAGGATCGCCGCACTGGGGCAGTGTGTCGGCCATCTTTTCCAACCGGGCAAAACCCGAAAGCTGACGGGCCAGGGCGCGGGCCAGCCGCCCGACGCTTCTGACCAGCGGGCGGCCAGGTGCAAGGGGTAAAATATCAGCATTGCCGGGCATGGGGATTCTCCTGTGCTTGGGCTGGGCATGCGCGTGGGCGCATGCTCGGCTGGTTCCGTTTTCTGCGTCTTGTGGTGCGCCGGTCCGGGCGATGGTAAAATTCGGGAGCCTAGCAGTATTCGGCGCACACTTCCTGAGGAAGCGGCGTTGCCTTCATCTGGATCATGTTTGTGCGCAGGTCGTTTTCAATGTTCTGCTGGCATTCGCAGCAACGTGTCGCCCCTGGGGCGGCCATAAGGCGGGCAATGGGGATCTCCTCGCCGCATTCTTCGCAGCGGCGGGGGCCGCCGTGCCGCAGGAGCGCCACAAGGCTCTGGAGTTCACGGATGCGTTGGGAACTGCGGCGGGCGCTGCAATGGGCTATGTGGGCCGCCTCAAGATGGCTGGCCGCGTCCAGTTCGTCCGCGCAGTGCTGGGCCTGAAAAACATCGCGCAGCAGGGTGAGACGGTGCATTTCTTCGTTCAGTTCGCCCTGAAGACGCTGCAAAGTGTGCAAATTGTCCATGTCTGCCTCCTTCGGAGAATTTCCGATGGTTGAACTGTTGCTCTTTGGGCATCATGAGTGTGCTGGTTTGCGTTATGGTGACGCCCATGTGAATTTGTGCGTCATGTTAGCGGCAAAGTGGTGGAGGCGGAGTCTGTGCTTTCTGAACAGGCTTCACTCAGGGGAAGATTTGTTGACAGGGGGGTGTTTGTGCAATAATTTTCTCATGCGTATAATTTATCATCATGATGTAGCCAGGGAGGAAGTTGTGTCCGAATATAGAAAGCCCTCAACGTTAGAGCGGTTTATCCCTATTGTGGACTTTCTGGGCGCTTTTTTGGGTGCTGACTGTGAAGTCGTGCTGCACGATGCCACCAGGCCGGACAGCTCTGTACTTGCGATAGCCAACAGCCATATAAGCGGACGCCGCGTGGGATCGCCCATTACGGATATGGCGTTACGCCTTATCAAGGACGGCACCTGGATGACCGCGCCTTTTATTACGGGCTATAAAACGCAGAGCAAGGACGGTCGTCAGCTTCATTCGGCAACGTATTTTATCCGTGAAGACGATGGTTCATTGGCTGGGATGTTATGCCTCAACATGGATGCGGTCCCGCTGATTGAGGCGCGCGATCTGCTTGATCGCTTCATATCGCGGGCGCGAATGGAAAAGCCCAGGTCGGACGCTGAAAATGGACATCCTCTTGAAACATTTGCTGAATCGCTGGAAGACCTGACCAGCAGCATTATCCAGCAGGCGGTGAATGGCGCGGATATCCCGCCGGATCGCATGACGGCAGATGAAAAAATAGCTATTGTACGCACCCTTAACGAAAAGGGCGTGTTTTTGCTTAAAGGCGCTGTGGCGGTTGTGGCGCGCCATCTGGCAGCGTCAGAGGCCACCGTTTACAGGTATTTGCAGCGGGTTTCTTCCTGAGGGTGTTTTCTGCGGTATGATTTTT
This region of Desulfovibrio desulfuricans genomic DNA includes:
- a CDS encoding helix-turn-helix transcriptional regulator produces the protein MVELLLFGHHECAGLRYGDAHVNLCVMLAAKWWRRSLCFLNRLHSGEDLLTGGCLCNNFLMRIIYHHDVAREEVVSEYRKPSTLERFIPIVDFLGAFLGADCEVVLHDATRPDSSVLAIANSHISGRRVGSPITDMALRLIKDGTWMTAPFITGYKTQSKDGRQLHSATYFIREDDGSLAGMLCLNMDAVPLIEARDLLDRFISRARMEKPRSDAENGHPLETFAESLEDLTSSIIQQAVNGADIPPDRMTADEKIAIVRTLNEKGVFLLKGAVAVVARHLAASEATVYRYLQRVSS
- a CDS encoding TraR/DksA family transcriptional regulator; translated protein: MDNLHTLQRLQGELNEEMHRLTLLRDVFQAQHCADELDAASHLEAAHIAHCSARRSSQRIRELQSLVALLRHGGPRRCEECGEEIPIARLMAAPGATRCCECQQNIENDLRTNMIQMKATPLPQEVCAEYC